CTGCCCGTGCGCCGGCCGTGGCCCCACTCGGCGGCCAGCACCACCAGGTCGAGGGTGTGCACCGGCTTGACCTTCAGCCAGGCGGCGCCGCGCCGGCCCGCGCTGTAGGGCGCGTCCAGCGCCTTGACCACCACGCCCTCGTGACCGCGGGCCAGGGTCTCGGCGAGGAACCGCTCCGCCTCCGGGATGCCGGCCGGGCCGGAGGCGACCGTGCGCCGCACCCGCATCGGCTCGGGCACCAGCCGGGCCAGCTCGGCGTGCCGCTCGGCGAACGGCAGGTCCAGCAGATCGGTGCCGTCGACCGAGAGGACGTCGAAGAAGACGGGGGAGACCGGGGTCTCCTCGGCGGCCCTCGCCACGTCCGTCCGCGAGCCGACCCGGCCCGCCGTCTCCTGGAAGGACCTCGGCCGCCCGGCCGCGTCGAAGGAGATCACCTCGCCGTCCAGGATGAACCGCTCGCCCCGCAACTGTCTTGCGGCGGCGATCACTTCGGGCAGCCGGCCGGTGATGTCGTCCAGGGTGCGGGTGTGCACGCGGACCGTGTCGCCGTCCCGGTGGACCTGTACCCGGATCCCGTCCAGCTTCTCCTCCACCGCGCAGGCGCCCAGCTTCTCCACCGCCTCGGCGACCGAGGACGCGCTGTGCGCCAGCATCGGCAGCACCGGCCGGCCCACGGTGAGCCGGAACCGCTCCAGCGCCCCGGGTCCCTCCGCGAGCAGGGCCTGGGCGACCGTCTGCAGCGACCCGGCGAGCATCACCGCCCGGCGTACGGCGGCCGGGTCGGCGCCGGTCGCCTGGGCGAGGCCCTCCACCGCGACCGCGTCCAGGGCGCCCTGCCGTACCTCGCCGGTGAGCAGCCCCCGCAGAAAGCGCTGCTCCTCTTCCGTGGCGGCGCCCATCAGCTCGCCGACGAGCCGGACCCGCTCGGCCTGCGAGCCCGGTCCGGACACCTTGCCCAGCCCGGTGAGCAGCGCGTCGACCTCGCGGACCGTGAGGGCGGGCTCGGCGGCCGGCGGCACCGGGCGGCTCAGCACCTTCCAGCCGACGCCGAGCCGGCCCTGCGGCAGCCGCCCGGCCAGGTAGGGGATGACGATCGGCACGTCGTCCGCCTCCGCCTCCCGGAACAGCTCCGCGAGCAGCGCGGTCTTGCGGGACCGGGCCGCCGTCGCGGCGACGTCTCGTGACACCTGGGCGAGCCGGGACAGCAGCATGCCCCCAGAGTGCACCGGGGGAGCACGGTCTACACCCGGACCCCGGCGTCCAGGTCCGCCATCAGCAGCTCCCCGTTGATCGCCGCCCCCGCCCGGTAACCCCGGCTCGCCGCGTTGATCACCTGCTCGGCGAAGCCGCTCGCGTTGCCCGCGGCCCAGAGGCCCGGCACGGTCGTCAGGCCGCGCTCGTCGATCACCGGGTACGCGCCGAACGGGGTCTCGCGCAGCTCGGCGCCCAGCCGCAGGAGCAGCTCGTTGTTCGGTACGGCGCGCGGGGCGGCGTACAGCACCTCGCGGTCGTGGACCGTGCCTCCCCCAGAGGGGGTACCCCCAGCGAGCCGGACCCCGGTGAGCCGGTCGTCGGTGACGACGAGTTCCGCGACCTTGCCCGGGACGACCGCGACCCCGGCGGCGGCCAGCCGGCGCAGGTCGTCGTCCGTCAGTTCCGATTCGCCGACCTCGTGCAGGAAGAGCCGCACGTCCTTGGACCACTGCGTGACCATGAGCGCCTGGTGGACGCTCAGCGGCGAGGCCGCGAGCACGCCGGTCGGCAGATCGCGGGCCTCCCAGCCGTGGCAGTACGGGCAGTGGATCACGTCCCGGCCGAACCGCTCGGCCAGCCCCGGCAGGTCCGGCAGCACGTCCTTCAGGCCCGTGGCGATCACCAGCTGCCGGGCCCGCACCGACCGCCCGCCGGCCAGATCCGCCGTGAAGTCTTCGCCGTTCCGTGCGGCGTCCACGACCCGGTCCCGGACCAGCTCCACGCCGTACCGGGCGATCTCCTCGCGCCCGACGGCCAGGAACTCGGCCGGTGACATGCCGTCGCGGGAGAGATAGCCCTGCATGTGCGCGGACGGCGCGTTGCGCGGCTCGCCCGCGTCGACGACGAGTGTGCGGCGCCGGGCCCGGCCGAGGACCAGCGCGGCGGACAGCCCGGCGGGCCCACCGCCGACGACGACCACGTCGTACCTGTTGCTCTCGGTGTTCTCGCTCATGGCAACGACGGTCGCTCCGAGGCTGCCGCATTGACAAACGTATTTGCCGATTCTGCAATGGGGACATGAGCACAGACGACGTACTGGCGGAAGTGGGCCCGCGGCTGCGGCGCATCCGCAAGGAACGGGAGGTGACGCTGGCCGCCCTGTCCGAGGCCACCGGCATCTCCGTCAGCACCCTGTCCCGGCTGGAGTCCGGCCTGCGCAGGCCCAGCCTCGAACTGCTGCTGCCGATCGCGCAGGCCCACCAGGTGCCGCTGGACGAACTGGTCGGCGCGCCGCCGGTGGGGGACCCGCGGGTGCGGTCCAAGCCGATCGTCCGCGGCGGGCGCACCCACTGGCCGCTGACCCGCCAGCCCGGCGGCCTGCAGGCCTTCAAGGTGCTGGAGCCGCAGCGCAGGCTCGAGCCGGAGCCGCGCACGCACGAGGGCTACGAGTGGCTGTACGTGCTCTCCGGCCGGCTGCGGCTGGTCCTCGGCGAGCACGACGTGGCGCTGACGGCGGGGGAGGCGGCCGAGTTCGACACGCGCGTGCCGCACTGGTTCGGGTCGACGGGGGAGGGGCCGGTGGAGTTCCTCAGCCTGTTCGGGCCGCAGGGCGAGCGGATGCACGTCCGGGCCCGGCCGGCGTCCCGGACGTGATGCCGTGCACGTGACCGGGCCGGCTGTTCCCTCATCGGCAAGCGACCGCTTAGTATGCGAGCGGACCCGGTCAGACGAAGCAGTCCCGTGGAGGCCCCGCATGCAGGCATGGCAAGTGCACGAGAACGGCGAGCCGAGCGAGGTGATGCGCCTTGCGGACGTGGAGCCGCCCACGCCCGCGGACGGCCAGGTGCGCCTGCGCGTGCGGGCCGCCAACGTCAACTTCCCGGACGCGCTGCTGTGCCGCGGCCAGTACCAGGTGCGTCCGCCGCTGCCGTTCACGCCCGGCGTGGAGATCTGCGGTGAGACCGAGGACGGCCGCCGGGTGATCGCCAATCCCGCGCTGCCGTACGGCGGCTTCGCCGAGTACGCCCTCGCCGACGCCCGCGCCCTGCTGCCCGCGCCCGAGGCGCTGGACGACGCCGAGGCCGCCGCGCTGCACATCGGCTACCAGACCGGCTGGTTCGGCCTGCACCGCCGGGCCCGTCTGGAGGCGGGGGAGACCCTGCTCGTGCACGCCGCGGCCGGAGGCGTCGGCAGCGCCGCCGTCCAGCTCGGCAAGGCGGCCGGTGCCACCGTGATCGGTGTCGTCGGGGGCGCCGAGAAGGCCGCCGTGGCCCGCGGGCTGGGCTGCGACGTGGTGGTCGACCGCCGCTCCGAGGACGTGATCGCGGCCGTCAAGGAGGCCACCGGCGGCCGCGGCGCGGACGTGATCTACGACCCGGTGGGCGGCGACGCCTACGCCCAGTCCGCCAAGCTCGTCGCCTTCGAGGGCCGGATCGTCGTCGTCGGCTTCGCGAGCGGCACCATCCCCAGCCCGGCCCTCAACCACGCGCTGGTGAAGAACTACTCGATCCTGGGCCTGCACTGGGGCCTGTACAACACCAAGAACCCCAAGCTGGTGCTGCGCTGCCACGAGGAGCTGACCGAACTGGCCGCCCGGGGCGCGATCAAACCGCTGGTGAGCGAGCGGGTGCCGCTCGCGGAGGCCGCCGCGGCCGTGCAGAAGGTGGCGGACGGCCGCTCCACCGGCCGGATCGCCGTGGTGATGGAGGGAGCAGCATGACCGACGCCGAGGAACTGCGCCGCCGCACAAGGGAGTTGCTTGCCGCGCACCCGCCCGCCGACACCGACCGGCTGGAGTTCCTGCGCGCCCGCTTCGACGCCGGCCTCGCCTGGGTGCACTACCCGGAGGGGCTCGGCGGACTGGGCGCCCCGCGCTCGCTGCAGGCCGTCGTGGACGCCGAGCTGGAATCCGCCGGCGCCCCCGACAACGACTCGCGCCGCAACGGCATCGGGCTCGGCATGGCCGCGCCGACCATCCTCAAGTACGGCACCGAGGAGCAGAAGCAGCGCTATCTGCGCCCGCTGTGGACGGGGGAGGAGGTCTGGTGCCAGCTGTTCAGCGAGCCCGGCGCCGGCTCGGACCTGGCCGCGCTGGGAACTCGGGCCGTGCGCGAGGACGACGCGTGGGTCGTCAACGGGCAGAAGGTGTGGACGTCCGGCGCGCACAACGCCCGCTGGGCCATCCTCATCGCCCGCACCGATCCGAACGTGCCCAAGCACGCGGGCATCACCTACTTCATCTGCGACATGACCGACCCGGGCGTCGAGGTCCGGCCGCTGCGCCAGATCACCGGCGAGGCCGAGTTCAACGAGGTCTTCCTCACCGACGTCCGCATCCCCGACTCCCGCCGCCTCGGCGAGACCGGCGACGGCTGGCGGGTCGCGCAGACCACGCTGAACAACGAGCGCGTCGCCATCGGCGGCATGCGGCTGCCCCGCGAGGGCGGCATGATCGGCCCGGTCGCCACCACCTGGCGCGAGCGCCCCGAGCTGCGCACCCACGACCTGCACCAGCGGCTGCTGAAGCTGTGGGTGGAGGCCGAGGTCGCCCGGCTCACCGGCGAACGCCTGCGCCAGCAGCTCGCCGTCGGCCAGCCCGGCCCCGAGGGCGCCGGCATGAAGCTCGCCTTCGCCCGCCTCAACCAGGAGATCAGCGGCCTGGAGGTCGAACTCCGCGGCGAGGAGGGCCTGCTGTACGACGACTGGACCATGCGCCGCCCCGAGCTGGTCGACTTCACCGGCCGTGACGCCGGCTACCGCTATCTGCGCTCCAAGGGCAACAGCATCGAGGGCGGGACCAGCGAGGTCCTGCTGAACATCGTCGCCGAGCGCGTCCTCGGCCTGCCCGCCGAGCCGCGCACCGACAAGGACGTCGCCTGGAAGGACCTCGCCCGATGACCGACCTGCTGTACTCGGAGGAGGAAGAGGCGCTGCGGGCCGCCGTACGCGACCTGCTCATGGACCACTGCTCCGCGGCGGACGTCCTCGCCCGCATCGAGTCGGACACCCCGCACGACCTCGCCCTGTGGAAGTCCCTCACCGAGGGCATGGGCCTGGCCGGACTCCTGGTGCCCGAGGAGCAGGGCGGCCAGGGCGCCTCCGCCCGCGAAGTCGCCGTCGTCCTGGAGGAGCTGGGCCGGGCCGTCGCCCCCGTGCCGTACCTCACCAGCGCGGTCGTGGCCACCGAGGCCCTGCTGGCCTGCGGGGACGATGAACTGCTCGGACAGCTGGCCGCCGGGCGCACCATCGGCGCCCTCGCCGTCGGCCTGCACACCGCCCCGGGCGCCGCCGTCAGGACCGTACGGCTGGAGGACGGCGCGCTGCACGGGGAGCTGACCGGCATCGCCGACGCGGCCGTGGCCGACGTCCTGCTCGTCCCGGCCGACGACGGCGGCCTGTACGCGGTGGCCGCGAACGCCGTCACGGTCGTCCCGCAGACCTCCCTCGACCTGACCCGGCCGCTGGCGACCCTGCGCCTGGAGGGTGCGCCCGGCCGCCGCGTCGGCGACGCCGAACCCGCCGTACGACGCGCCCTGCGGGCCGCCGCCGGACTGCTCGCCTCCGAGCAACTCGGCGTCGCCGACTGGGCGTTGACCGAGACGGTGCGCTATCTGAAGGAGCGCAAGCAGTTCAACCGGCCGGTCGGCGGCTTCCAGGCGCTCAAGCACCGGCTCGCCCAGCTGTGGCTGGAGGTCGTCAGCCTCCGCGCCGCCGCCCGCGCCGCGGCGGACGCGCTGGCCACCGGCGAGGACACGGACGTCTCGGTCGCCGTCGCCCAGGCCTACGCCGCTCCCGTCGCCGTGCACGCCGCCGAGGAGGCGCTGCAACTGCACGGCGGCATCGGGATGACCTGGGAACATCCGATCCACCTGTATCTGAAGCGCGCCAAGGCCGACTCGATCGCCCACGGCACGGCGGGAGCGCACCGGGAGGCGCTGGCCGCACTGGTCGACCTCCAGGCGCCCTGACACCGGACGTGTGAAGCCCGCCCCGCCCTGGGCGGGCTTTTCCACGCCCTTGCACCGAGAGGTGAACAACGCGCCAACTCCCCGCGAGACGCTGCCCGTTGGCAGACAAGGCCACGCATACTCCCTTCGGTCCCCATCCGGCACCCCAAGGGAGGCAGCGCATGGCCCTCACCACCCGCCGCAGAGCCCTCACCACCCTCGGCGCCGCCCTCGCCGGCGCGGTCGCCCTGCCCGCCGCACAGGCCCGGGCGGGCGGCGTCCCCCGTGGCCCGCGCCCGCTGTGGAACGCCCACGCCCACAACGACTACGAGCACCCACGGCCGCTGTCCGACGCGCTCGACCACCGCTTCGGCAGCGTCGAGGCCGACATCTTCCTCGTCGGCGACCAGCTCCTCATCGGTCACGACAGCTCCGAACTGGACCCGTCCCGCACCCTGGAATCCCTCTACCTCGACCCGCTCGCCGCCCGCGTCCGCGCCCAGCACGGCACGGTCTACCGGGGATGGCGCCGGCCGCTGCAGCTCCTGATCGACATCAAGACCGAGGG
This genomic interval from Streptomyces sp. NBC_00557 contains the following:
- a CDS encoding ATP-dependent DNA ligase; this encodes MLLSRLAQVSRDVAATAARSRKTALLAELFREAEADDVPIVIPYLAGRLPQGRLGVGWKVLSRPVPPAAEPALTVREVDALLTGLGKVSGPGSQAERVRLVGELMGAATEEEQRFLRGLLTGEVRQGALDAVAVEGLAQATGADPAAVRRAVMLAGSLQTVAQALLAEGPGALERFRLTVGRPVLPMLAHSASSVAEAVEKLGACAVEEKLDGIRVQVHRDGDTVRVHTRTLDDITGRLPEVIAAARQLRGERFILDGEVISFDAAGRPRSFQETAGRVGSRTDVARAAEETPVSPVFFDVLSVDGTDLLDLPFAERHAELARLVPEPMRVRRTVASGPAGIPEAERFLAETLARGHEGVVVKALDAPYSAGRRGAAWLKVKPVHTLDLVVLAAEWGHGRRTGRLSNLHLGARTADGGFAMLGKTFKGMTDAMLAWQTERLRELAVEDDGWVVRVRPELVVEIAYDGLQRSPRYPAGVTLRFARVVRYREDKRPEEADTVEALLAAHPEVTP
- a CDS encoding NAD(P)/FAD-dependent oxidoreductase, encoding MSENTESNRYDVVVVGGGPAGLSAALVLGRARRRTLVVDAGEPRNAPSAHMQGYLSRDGMSPAEFLAVGREEIARYGVELVRDRVVDAARNGEDFTADLAGGRSVRARQLVIATGLKDVLPDLPGLAERFGRDVIHCPYCHGWEARDLPTGVLAASPLSVHQALMVTQWSKDVRLFLHEVGESELTDDDLRRLAAAGVAVVPGKVAELVVTDDRLTGVRLAGGTPSGGGTVHDREVLYAAPRAVPNNELLLRLGAELRETPFGAYPVIDERGLTTVPGLWAAGNASGFAEQVINAASRGYRAGAAINGELLMADLDAGVRV
- a CDS encoding helix-turn-helix domain-containing protein, giving the protein MSTDDVLAEVGPRLRRIRKEREVTLAALSEATGISVSTLSRLESGLRRPSLELLLPIAQAHQVPLDELVGAPPVGDPRVRSKPIVRGGRTHWPLTRQPGGLQAFKVLEPQRRLEPEPRTHEGYEWLYVLSGRLRLVLGEHDVALTAGEAAEFDTRVPHWFGSTGEGPVEFLSLFGPQGERMHVRARPASRT
- a CDS encoding NADPH:quinone oxidoreductase family protein, producing MQAWQVHENGEPSEVMRLADVEPPTPADGQVRLRVRAANVNFPDALLCRGQYQVRPPLPFTPGVEICGETEDGRRVIANPALPYGGFAEYALADARALLPAPEALDDAEAAALHIGYQTGWFGLHRRARLEAGETLLVHAAAGGVGSAAVQLGKAAGATVIGVVGGAEKAAVARGLGCDVVVDRRSEDVIAAVKEATGGRGADVIYDPVGGDAYAQSAKLVAFEGRIVVVGFASGTIPSPALNHALVKNYSILGLHWGLYNTKNPKLVLRCHEELTELAARGAIKPLVSERVPLAEAAAAVQKVADGRSTGRIAVVMEGAA
- a CDS encoding acyl-CoA dehydrogenase family protein → MTDAEELRRRTRELLAAHPPADTDRLEFLRARFDAGLAWVHYPEGLGGLGAPRSLQAVVDAELESAGAPDNDSRRNGIGLGMAAPTILKYGTEEQKQRYLRPLWTGEEVWCQLFSEPGAGSDLAALGTRAVREDDAWVVNGQKVWTSGAHNARWAILIARTDPNVPKHAGITYFICDMTDPGVEVRPLRQITGEAEFNEVFLTDVRIPDSRRLGETGDGWRVAQTTLNNERVAIGGMRLPREGGMIGPVATTWRERPELRTHDLHQRLLKLWVEAEVARLTGERLRQQLAVGQPGPEGAGMKLAFARLNQEISGLEVELRGEEGLLYDDWTMRRPELVDFTGRDAGYRYLRSKGNSIEGGTSEVLLNIVAERVLGLPAEPRTDKDVAWKDLAR
- a CDS encoding acyl-CoA dehydrogenase family protein, yielding MTDLLYSEEEEALRAAVRDLLMDHCSAADVLARIESDTPHDLALWKSLTEGMGLAGLLVPEEQGGQGASAREVAVVLEELGRAVAPVPYLTSAVVATEALLACGDDELLGQLAAGRTIGALAVGLHTAPGAAVRTVRLEDGALHGELTGIADAAVADVLLVPADDGGLYAVAANAVTVVPQTSLDLTRPLATLRLEGAPGRRVGDAEPAVRRALRAAAGLLASEQLGVADWALTETVRYLKERKQFNRPVGGFQALKHRLAQLWLEVVSLRAAARAAADALATGEDTDVSVAVAQAYAAPVAVHAAEEALQLHGGIGMTWEHPIHLYLKRAKADSIAHGTAGAHREALAALVDLQAP